From the genome of Brassica oleracea var. oleracea cultivar TO1000 chromosome C4, BOL, whole genome shotgun sequence:
AGCTTACAGGACTCAAGAAGAAGATTGTTACACTGACACTGAAAGACAAAGGGTTCTCCACAGTAGAAGTTTCTGGCCTTGACATTGGATGGGGGCAGGTGGAATATCTCTTCTTATAAATCAAATGAAAGATTTTGATGCCTTTCTTTAAAGTTATGATGCAAGTCTTTTGTTCTGTTTTTTTCACCATTTTTCGCCTTTGTACAGAGGATACCTCTAACACTGGACAAGGGAACAGGACTTTGGAGCCTAAAGAGAGAATTGCCTGTGAGTTTTCCTTATAAACTAGAAAAGCTTGGTGTCTGCTTGCTTGTTTAATCATCTTCCGTTTCCAACCACATTTATATATTTCTGAAACGCAGGAAGGACAGTTTGAATATAAATATATTATAGATGGTGAATGGACACACAATGAGGAAGAGCCGTTCACAGGACCTAACAAAGATGGTCATACCAATAATTACGTAAAAGTAAAATGTCTCTTTCTCTTGAGAATTTGAACAAGCTTTGATGAATGAGTTTTAATGTTGCTGTTTTAATGGAAACAGGTGGTGGATGATCCAACGAGCGTGGATGGAGCAACAAGGGAGAGGTTATCGAGTGAAGACCCTGAGCTGTTGGAGGACGAACGTTTGAAACTAATCCAGTTCTTGGGGACTTGTTCTGAGGCAGAAGTTTGAGACTTGAGAGCAATCCTTGTGAATGTCACTTACTAGTAACAATAATTAATAAAATGCTTTTATGTTGGTAATACATAAAGTTACGTTTAAAGCAAAAAAAAAAAAGACATGAAGTTAGTTGTACACTTGTATTATGTTTTTTTTTTCTTTTGAAACACACTTGTAGTCTTGTACTATGTTCAAAGTATAATTTTATTAGATAAAAGAGTATAAAGACTTCAGATCTGTGTTCTTTTTAGTTTACAGCAACTGTGTACCGAAAGTCGCAGTAATTACCAAATTACCCCGAAAGTTACAAATGTACAATTTTACCCCCGGAAAGTTAAGAATATATTACACAAAACTCCCGCTTGCGCTTCCCAACACTGACGACTGTGGTCTGTGTATTGGGGGGGGCGTAGGGTTTTAGTCCCATTTGCAAAGATGGCTCCTCTCTGAATTCTAATCTCTTCTTCTTCTCGAGGTCGCAGGTACAAACTATAAGCATCTCTTCTTCTCGCTTTCTCATGTCTTCTTCTCTATCGATGGCTGTATGAAACAATTCAATTGTCCTCTCTCAGTCTCTCTCTCTTTGTGTTTTTGTACATATACATCTGTATTGAGACATGATGAACTAAACGGATCTGTTTTAATGACTTGTTATACTTTTTGTTGGTAGACTTGTAATGTTTCTTGGGGATGCTTGTCTGGTTCTGAATTGATTTTTAACCTTTTATGCAGTGATAGAACAAAGGGAGAGAGAAGATGCACTCTCTAAAGACTAGTTGCGTAGGGCAAGTATTTGCTCTAGCCAAGCCTCACGACTCTGTAGGCAAGAGAACGCGTAATCGTATCCCCAAAGAGGAGAGAAAGACTCTGGTCGAATCTTTCATAAAAAAGTATGAAAGTCATAGTCTCGAGTTTGTTTTCTTTCTTTCTTATCCACTTTGATTATTTTTAAACAGGCATCAAAGCTTAAACAATGGGAGGTTTCCTTCACTTAGCCTCACACACAAGGAGGTTGGTGGGTCTTTCTACACCATTAGGGAGATTGTCAGAGAGATTATCCAAGAAAATAGAGTCCTTGGTACTAGTGACTTGATTCTCCAAGGCAAAGGCGATGATGACCATTTGCAAGATCAAGCTCTTTCAAGTTCTTTACTGATGGATCCTGTGCCTCCTTTATCTCTGTCCCCAGAGGGATTCCATTCTCCATCAGGTCAAAGTCATAATCATTCTAAAGAAAACAGAGGATCTTATAAGGACAGGGAAGTGAACGGGTATCATCAACTTTCTGAAGAAGGCATAGGGCTGCTCACACACGAGCCAGTGGAGTCTACTGACATATCCAGGGCTCACTTTGCAGGATCTTGCGGTGAAGAGAACGATGCCAAGCTGCATGAGACAGTATGTGACAGTTTTGTCTCCAAACCTCAGGATTTAGAACTCGAGGTGGATAAGAAAGACAGAGGACTTGAGGAAACACCTTTCATTGAAACAAGAGGCACAGAACCTGACGAAAGAGCGAATGATGATGAAGCAGTGATGCCCGAAATGGTGAACATGGCTAAGAATTCATTAGGCACAGTTGGTTTGCCAGCGGAAGCAGTTGCTGAGACTTCTTCAACATCGGATGTACAGCCTAGTGAGGTGGCTAGAGTCTGTGAGGCTGAGAAAGTAACTGAGGCAAAGGTGGAAAGTGATAGCAGCACCGAAACTTCTGTTGATCTTGGAGACATTTCTGATGTGCCTGAAGAACAAGGGACACAAGTCATTGGTGGTCAAATGCCAAAGCAAATCTCTGTCTCTATGGATAAGAAAGTTGAAGAGAAAACTGTAAATCCTGCTTCAGTAGATGTTGAATCTGCTGATACTAAAGGGATGGTGGTTGAGAATGCTGACATTCATGAGACTAAGGAATATAGTAATGGAAGTTTGACAACAGAAGGGATAACGCCAACATCTGGCACTGAGGTAAGCTTTGTCAACTATCTGTTTACTTTTACATTATATTTGAATCCTAGTCTTCATGGTGTCCATACAAGAAAATTCTGGTCATGTTAGTTGCATGACTTATTTGTGAACATCTCCTAATTCTTCATGTCTAAGTTATAGGATAAAGTATTTCATTAGTGTGTGTGTGTGACAGAAGAACGTTGATGATGGAACTGTATATATGGAAGCTTTGAGATGATTGCTTCTAGAAACCTTTACAACCTTTTGAATTGTGTAACAGTCTGCAAGTTTTAAGAAGGACAAAGCTAGGAGTAAAGTCACAAGCGTTGAGAAAGGGAAACAGGATGCTTCAGATAGTTCGAGCTCTCAGAAAGGAAACATTGCACCACTAAACAGAATCAAACCGTGAGTTCAACAAACTCTCAAGTCTTTAGTTATGCTGTCAGATTGTTTGTATTTGTGTTTGGTTCTCCAGAGGTTTCACATGACCTTTCTGTTATCTTTTTTTTTTTTTTTTTTTTTTTNNNNNNNNNNNNNNNNNNNNNNNNNNNNNNNNNNNNNNNNNNNNNNNNNNNNNNNNNNNNNNNNNNNNNNNNNNNNNNNNNNNNNNNNNNNNNNNNNNNNNNNNNNNNNNNNNNNNNNNNNNNNNNNNNNNNNNNNNNNNNNNNNNTTTTTTTTTTTTTTTTTTTTTTTTTTATGTGCAGTGAATCGTGGAAAGGGCAATCTAATGTGGCAGGAGGACTTGAGACAAATCCGCTTTTGGCAGCTCTCAAATCTTTGATGACAGCCTTTGTTAAGTTTTGGTCCGAGTGATAATATATTATTGTAGAGCTATGTTGGTTGGTTGAGTTTTAGTAGTTTCCGTTAGTGAGAGAGTTGGTAAGGTTAAGATGAGATATATACGATTTGAAATGTTATGGGTTGAATCATATGACATGTAGTTTAATCAGATAAACGTTTCAAGGCACAACAAACCTAAAGATCATGGATTTCATTTCTAACAACATGCAAGCCTCAAGGGATTTGATTATCTTGTTTACTGCATCAGATGTCTATAGAGAATTTGAGCTTAGATTGGTCACAAACAGGCAACTATTTAAACCGAGCTTTTGGTTTGGTTACACCGCACGAACTGTATGATGCAGCAAAACCGGACACTTCCAAGGGGACCAAAGAAGCCGTCTCTCTGTTACAGAGGCTCAATTTTATTTGATTATTTAAACAGAGAGCACAAACCTTTGATGCTTGGATACATCTACCTTCTCTCTCCTTCCTATACCTTTTGCTTCATGGAGCTGGCAATGAAGTTTGGTAACTTCAACGAGACTTCCATCGAGCATCAAAGAAAAGTGCTGAACCAATCAAAGCGTAGGAGAGGAGAGCTACATGCTAAGAGCGGGTTCAAAAGCCTGGTCACAAGGTCAATCTTCCTGATGGCCGTGAAGAAGCCAGGAATGGTGGATATTTTGGAGCTAGCTATCGATGAACTTCTTGCAACGACCAAAGTCAACTTGAAGCATATCAAGATCCTGGTGCTCACTGCCAAGTCCCCCACAGCGATGGTGATCAACCATTACAAGCTGAGGCATAGAAACAATCTTGTTTTCTCTTTGTTTTGATTGATGATGATGATAAGAACACATAAGGGCATGGAGAGAGAAAACAGAGAAGGGACAGCCTATCATTTCTATCTATGCTGCAAACACATTATAAGAGAGAAATAAACTTGATGCTTTCATTTTTATCAACTTAGAATGATTACAAAGATGATAAATACTATGCTCTAAATGTTTTGCATTACAAACTCTCAACACCAAAAAAGAAAAACAAAAGCGATTCTCTTCACGTTCTTTATGATGCCAGAAGACTCGCCCTCTCACTTTCACACTAGGCCTTGTTCACCCGAATCTTCTGTCCTTCCAGCAACTGAGAGTTTGATTTAAAACACAAATCAACAATGAGACAAAAAATGATCCTGCATAGGAAGATGGAGGAGAATCATGGCAACTTACAGAGTTGTTAAGAGCCAAAATGGCAGCTTCGACATCTTCATCTGAAGAAAACGTCACAAACCCAAACCCAGTGGATTTCGAAGTACCAGGCACTCTCGAAACCTTGGCACTTAGAACTTTCCCTTTCTCAGAAAACAAACTCTCAAGCATCTCTTTAGTAACACTCTTTGCTAGATTCCCTACATACACTTTGTAAGGACTATCCACAAAAGCTGCATCTTCAGACTGAAGCAGTGACAAATCAGGTGATGACGATGATGATGATGCTATAGGCTTCTCAGTTATATTAACCTTCACCTCACGTCCTTCAATGGTCTTAAAAAAAAAGGAAAAAACAAAAAACAAAACTTTTATGTCAGAACCTAAAGAGATGAGAGACCAATGAACTGAAGAAGACTCACAGTGCCATTCAACTTCTCAATGACAGCATTGGCATCTTCAACTGATTTCATTGTAGCGAAACCAAACCTACGGCTTCTTCCTGAGTACTTATCATACATCACCTACACAAATCTTTTATGATGAAACTAGATGAAGGAGAAGAGAGGATGTAAGTAGGAAACAAGAACCTGGACTTGTTCAACGGCGCCGTGTTCTTCGACGATTTTGGTGAGCTGTTCGTTAGTGACTGTTCTTGGTATGTTTCCGATGTAGACGCGTCTTGAGGATTCTGCGTTAGGGTCTAAAGCGGGTTTTTCTTCCGTCTCCGTCTCCGTCTCCGTCTCCATCGTTGCGTGAGGGATGAGTCTCATCCTTGGAAGGGAGACGGAGATGGGTTTGGTGAAAGAAGGGGAAGGTTTGAGGGAGAGTGCATTGGTTTGAGATTGCAAAGAGGTGAAGGTTTGGGGCTGGAAAGAGAAGAGTGTAGCTTTGATTGAAACAACAGCTGTTAGGAAAGTAGCCATTTTCTGGAGAAGGAGATAATGCGGAAGAAGAAGAAGAAGGTGGTGTTGTGTTGTGCTATGCTATCAACATTATCCATAAGCCGTTCGTTCTCTCACTTCTTGAATCTCCTTGGACAGTTGGGCCTAATCGCGCCTTCCATATTTGGGCTTACTGAAGTGGATACAGATCAGA
Proteins encoded in this window:
- the LOC106337152 gene encoding 30S ribosomal protein 2, chloroplastic-like translates to MATFLTAVVSIKATLFSFQPQTFTSLQSQTNALSLKPSPSFTKPISVSLPRMRLIPHATMETETETETEEKPALDPNAESSRRVYIGNIPRTVTNEQLTKIVEEHGAVEQVQVMYDKYSGRSRRFGFATMKSVEDANAVIEKLNGTTIEGREVKVNITEKPIASSSSSSPDLSLLQSEDAAFVDSPYKVYVGNLAKSVTKEMLESLFSEKGKVLSAKVSRVPGTSKSTGFGFVTFSSDEDVEAAILALNNSLLEGQKIRVNKA